A genomic stretch from Orcinus orca chromosome 14, mOrcOrc1.1, whole genome shotgun sequence includes:
- the RPS24 gene encoding 40S ribosomal protein S24 isoform X3 encodes MNDTVTIRTRKFMTNRLLQRKQMVIDVLHPGKATVPKTEIREKLAKMYKTTPDVIFVFGFRTHFGGGKTTGFGMIYDSLDYAKKNEPKHRLARHGLYEKKKTSRKQRKERKNRMKKVRGTAKANVGAGKK; translated from the exons ATG AACGACACGGTAACTATCCGCACAAGGAAGTTCATGACCAACCGACTACTTCAGCGGAAACAAATG GTCATCGATGTCCTTCATCCTGGGAAGGCAACAGTACCTAAGACAGAAATTCGGGAAAAACTAGCCAAAATGTACAAGACCACTCCAGATGTCATCTTTGTGTTCGGATTCCGAACCCATTTTGGTGGTGGCAAGACAACTGGCTTTGGCATGATTTACGATTCCTTGGATTACGCAAAGAAGAATGAGCCCAAACACAGGCTTGCAAGA caTGGCCTgtatgagaagaaaaagacctcGAGAAAACAGCGAAAGGAACGcaagaacagaatgaagaaagtcAGGGGGACTGCAAAGGCCAATGTTGGTGCTGGCAAAAAG TGA
- the RPS24 gene encoding 40S ribosomal protein S24 isoform X1 — translation MNDTVTIRTRKFMTNRLLQRKQMVIDVLHPGKATVPKTEIREKLAKMYKTTPDVIFVFGFRTHFGGGKTTGFGMIYDSLDYAKKNEPKHRLARHGLYEKKKTSRKQRKERKNRMKKVRGTAKANVGAGKKKE, via the exons ATG AACGACACGGTAACTATCCGCACAAGGAAGTTCATGACCAACCGACTACTTCAGCGGAAACAAATG GTCATCGATGTCCTTCATCCTGGGAAGGCAACAGTACCTAAGACAGAAATTCGGGAAAAACTAGCCAAAATGTACAAGACCACTCCAGATGTCATCTTTGTGTTCGGATTCCGAACCCATTTTGGTGGTGGCAAGACAACTGGCTTTGGCATGATTTACGATTCCTTGGATTACGCAAAGAAGAATGAGCCCAAACACAGGCTTGCAAGA caTGGCCTgtatgagaagaaaaagacctcGAGAAAACAGCGAAAGGAACGcaagaacagaatgaagaaagtcAGGGGGACTGCAAAGGCCAATGTTGGTGCTGGCAAAAAG
- the RPS24 gene encoding 40S ribosomal protein S24 isoform X2 produces MNDTVTIRTRKFMTNRLLQRKQMVIDVLHPGKATVPKTEIREKLAKMYKTTPDVIFVFGFRTHFGGGKTTGFGMIYDSLDYAKKNEPKHRLARHGLYEKKKTSRKQRKERKNRMKKVRGTAKANVGAGKKK; encoded by the exons ATG AACGACACGGTAACTATCCGCACAAGGAAGTTCATGACCAACCGACTACTTCAGCGGAAACAAATG GTCATCGATGTCCTTCATCCTGGGAAGGCAACAGTACCTAAGACAGAAATTCGGGAAAAACTAGCCAAAATGTACAAGACCACTCCAGATGTCATCTTTGTGTTCGGATTCCGAACCCATTTTGGTGGTGGCAAGACAACTGGCTTTGGCATGATTTACGATTCCTTGGATTACGCAAAGAAGAATGAGCCCAAACACAGGCTTGCAAGA caTGGCCTgtatgagaagaaaaagacctcGAGAAAACAGCGAAAGGAACGcaagaacagaatgaagaaagtcAGGGGGACTGCAAAGGCCAATGTTGGTGCTGGCAAAAAG AAATGA